Sequence from the Clostridium butyricum genome:
GATACATTACTGAATCTAAAGAAAAATTCAAAGTTACTCTCTCTATATTGTTATTAGGTAATGCTAAAATTACATTAACATGACCTGAGCTTAGGTTTTTTTCTAACATAAAATTTATATATGGTCTTTCCTCATATTTATAATTATTTACCATATCAAAAGGAGTATATTTTTTAGGAACGTCACTAGGAGAATTTATATTACTTATTTCTTCTCCATAATCATTTAAAACCTGTATCCAAGCTCCAGACTCCTGTAAAAGTTCATAGCCTTCTTCTGATAAGGCTAATATACCATTATCATCATACATATATTTTTCAAAATTTCTTACAAATGTTTCAGGACTGTTTTTTAATGTTATCGTATTTTTATGTGATACCATATTAAATATATAAACACCAAAGATAGTTAAAATATTTATTATAACTACTAACATAACTACTGCAACTATAGTAATTACAAAGTTCCCAGTTACCTTCCATTTCGTTTTCATTTTAATCTTCCTTTACAGACAATTTATATCCAAGTCCTCTAACTGTAATAATGTATTTAGGATTAGATGCATCATCCTCAATTTTTTCACGTAATTTTCTTATGTGAACCATTATTGTGTTATCAAATCCAAAGTAATCTTCTCCCCATACTTTATCCCATAAGGTTTCTTTACTTATTATTTGATTTTGATTGTGTGCTAGTAAAGATAATATTTTAAGTTCCTTAGCTGTTAACTCTATTACTTCACCATTTTTAATGAGTTCAGCTCTACTTTCATTTAAAATACAAGAACCAAATTTTATTATTTTTTCTTCACTAACATTTAAATCATTTGAACCTTCATTGCTATAACTGACTCTTCTTAAATGAGCTTTAATTCTAAAGGCAACTTCTTTAGGACTAAATGGTTTTGTTATATAATCATCTCCACCAATAGCAAATCCTAATATTTTATCAAGCTCTTCTGTTTTAGCTGATAAAAATAATATTGGAACCATCGAAGTATTTCTTATATGCTTACATATTTCATATCCATCACCATCTGGAAGCATTACATCTAGTAAAACTAAATCTGGTTTTATTCTTTTAAATTCTTCTAAACCTGACTTAGAAGTCTGAGCAGTATATATATTGGTAAACCCCTCTTTTCTAAGCACAGTTTCTAATAATTTTAAAATTTCATATTCATCATCTACTATTAGTATTTTATTATTCACAATGTTCATCCCTCTTTCATTTATTCCTTTGCATTTTCATATTTAGATTTTACATTAATAGTA
This genomic interval carries:
- a CDS encoding response regulator transcription factor codes for the protein MNNKILIVDDEYEILKLLETVLRKEGFTNIYTAQTSKSGLEEFKRIKPDLVLLDVMLPDGDGYEICKHIRNTSMVPILFLSAKTEELDKILGFAIGGDDYITKPFSPKEVAFRIKAHLRRVSYSNEGSNDLNVSEEKIIKFGSCILNESRAELIKNGEVIELTAKELKILSLLAHNQNQIISKETLWDKVWGEDYFGFDNTIMVHIRKLREKIEDDASNPKYIITVRGLGYKLSVKED